One window of Etheostoma spectabile isolate EspeVRDwgs_2016 chromosome 6, UIUC_Espe_1.0, whole genome shotgun sequence genomic DNA carries:
- the slc6a20 gene encoding LOW QUALITY PROTEIN: sodium- and chloride-dependent transporter XTRP3 (The sequence of the model RefSeq protein was modified relative to this genomic sequence to represent the inferred CDS: inserted 2 bases in 2 codons) — translation MDKEARPSWDNPLQFVLACVSYAVGLGNVWRFPYLCQMHGGGGFLIPYFIMLILEGIPLFYLELAIGQKMRLGSIGAWTAISPYLGGVGLASVVTSVYLCLYYNVINAWSFWYLFHSFQSVLPWAGCPINSNRTGFLEECETATSTQYFFYRQTLDISSSIEENGGIHTGQALCLLLAWGITYMFIVRGVKSTGKVVYFTSTFPYVVLFIYLIRGVTLHGAINGVLYMFTPKMEQLANPTTWINAATQIFFSLGXGFGTLIAFASYNQYNNNFERQAIVVSLINSESSIFASIVTFAXYGFKATVNYENCPRGVTRLLLLNTFSLAEDSITVDSLSGWIDELNTTYPEQFAELTNKLEDCNLERELDTAVEGTGLAFIVYSEAIKNMPVSQLWSVLYFFMLLLLGMGSMLGNVTAIITPLRDFKLVSNVSNELLNGLVCVFCLLLGLGFTTTSGNYWFTMFNDYGANFSLLFIVLIEVISVSYIYGIRRFEKDIEDMLGYRPNWYWKIMWAGVSPLLLITLFIVYIVNYIQGGTPTYQAWNKELGKSVETEYPIFAQVFIGLLLVSSVSCVPLTALYVYCRQRKGGGLPRSLSTQGPDEHAASSLQTSTSPPAAGPSNAAGHHR, via the exons GGGGGTTCTTGATTCCATATTTCATCATGCTAATTCTGGAGGGAATCCCCTTATTCTACTTGGAGCTGGCCATTGGTCAGAAGATGAGGCTTGGCAGCATCGGGGCGTGGACCGCCATCAGCCCTTATCTCGGAGGAGTCG GTCTCGCCAGTGTGGTGacatctgtgtatctgtgtctctATTACAACGTCATCAATGCCTGGAGCTTCTGGTACctctttcattcatttcaa TCAGTGCTGCCCTGGGCAGGCTGCCCCATCAACTCCAACAGGACAGGGTTCCTAGAGGAGTGTGAAACGGCTACATCGACCCAGTACTTCTTCTACAGGCAAACACTGGACATCTCTTCTTCCATTGAAGAGAACGGAGGCATTCATACAGGCCAGGCGCTGTGCCTCCTGCTCGCCTGGGGGATCACCTACATGTTCATTGTCCGAGGAGTGAAGTCAACTGGAAAG GTGGTGTACTTCACATCCACATTCCCATACGTAGTGCTCTTCATCTACCTGATCCGGGGCGTCACTCTTCACGGGGCCATCAATGGGGTCCTATACATGTTCACACCCAAG ATGGAACAGCTTGCCAACCCCACTACCTGGATCAATGCAGCCACACAGATCTTTTTCTCTCTGG TTGGTTTCGGGACCCTCATAGCTTTTGCCAGCTACAACCAGTACAACAACAACTTTGAGCGCCAGGCCATCGTTGTTTCCCTCATCAACAGTGAGAGCTCCATCTTTGCAAGCATCGTCACCTTCG ACTATGGGTTCAAGGCCACTGTCAACTACGAGAACTGCccgagaggtgt GACCCGCTTACTGCTGCTGAACACCTTCAGTCTGGCAGAGGACAGCATCACCGTGGACAGTCTCTCCGGCTGGATTGACGAGCTGAACACTACGTACCCAGAGCAGTTTGCTGAACTCACCAACAAACTGGAAGACTGTAACCTGGAACGAGAACTAGACACT GCGGTGGAGGGGACGGGGCTGGCCTTCATCGTGTACAGCGAGGCCATAAAGAACATGCCAGTGTCCCAGCTGTGGTCAGTGCTCTACTTCTTCATGCTCCTGCTGCTGGGAATGGGCAGCATGCTGGGGAACGTCACAGCCATCATCACCCCGCTGAGGGACTTCAAGCTGGTGTCCAACGTGAGCAACGAGCTGCTCAATG gcttagtgtgtgtgttctgtctgcTGCTCGGCCTGGGCTTCACCACCACCTCAGGGAATTACTGGTTCACCATGTTCAACGACTACGGAGCCAATTTCTCCCTGCTGTTCATCGTCCTCATCGAGGTCATATCTGTCAGCTACATCTACggaatcagaag GTTTGAAAAAGACATAGAAGACATGCTGGGTTATCGTCCCAACTGGTACTGGAAGATCATGTGGGCCGGGGTCAGTCCTCTTCTCCTCATCACCCTCTTCATCGTCTACATTGTCAACTACATCCAGGGAGGGACGCCCACCTACCAAGCATGGAACAAAGAGCTG GGCAAGTCAGTGGAGACGGAGTATCCTATCTTTGCTCAAGTGTTCATCGGGCTGCTGCTGGTGTCGTCAGTCAGCTGTGTCCCCCTCACAGCTCTGTATGTCTACTGCAGGCAGAGGAAAGGTGGAGGGCTTCCCAGGAGCCTTTCTACTCAGGGACCAGACGAGCACGCCGCTTCCTCCCTCCAGACCTCCACATCTCCACCAGCAGCTGGACCCAGCAACGCTGCAGGTCACCACAGGTGA